From the Elusimicrobiota bacterium genome, one window contains:
- a CDS encoding radical SAM protein: MLNVGFILPSSEYLYDPFKGDPHTHFQILTVLESHFGNKLNLFLIDLRGIKKEFAIYHIPECDAYLHSVYTLDYEEQLSIVHNLRERYPKAKHIAGGPHATMFQKECLKTYDSLIIGDGENSIIQAITDIMNLKLNKIYKQTSSVNINLYPYPLRKYLPKSTIARKGLMTLKNKKGYENLLGTTVIFSRGCPYNCYFCAMPQVKEYSPGIRYRTPQLIKSEIEYLKRDYGLKGISLLDEIGIPPNPKKAISYLEAIGKTGIIWRGQCRVDGITPELAKLARVSGCVTMCFGVESVSKKALNYINKKIDIKRAKESIKLLKQNDIECRIYMIIGLPGEPEDIVEQTWAFIKDTSPDIVYLSLLTIRPGTEIYNNPDKFGIKKINTDWTKTMHMYGRYENEMPTLTFEYKEHAPWGKGFNKEKIINNYLELQTKLKEAGLAHI; the protein is encoded by the coding sequence ATGTTAAATGTTGGATTTATTTTGCCAAGCAGTGAGTATTTATATGATCCTTTTAAGGGTGATCCTCATACCCATTTTCAGATATTAACTGTTTTGGAATCTCATTTTGGCAATAAACTTAATTTATTTCTAATTGATTTGAGAGGAATAAAAAAGGAATTTGCAATTTATCACATACCGGAGTGTGATGCATATCTTCATTCTGTTTATACGCTTGATTATGAAGAACAGTTGTCAATAGTCCATAATTTGCGTGAGCGATATCCTAAAGCAAAACATATTGCAGGTGGACCTCATGCTACTATGTTTCAAAAGGAATGTTTAAAAACTTATGATTCTCTTATTATCGGAGATGGTGAAAATTCTATAATTCAGGCAATAACAGACATAATGAATTTAAAGCTAAATAAAATCTATAAACAGACATCATCTGTAAATATAAACCTTTACCCATACCCGCTTAGAAAATATCTGCCAAAATCAACAATAGCCAGAAAAGGACTGATGACCTTAAAAAATAAAAAAGGATACGAGAATTTGTTAGGCACGACTGTGATATTTAGTAGGGGTTGTCCATATAATTGTTATTTTTGTGCTATGCCGCAAGTAAAAGAATATAGTCCGGGGATACGTTATAGAACGCCTCAACTTATCAAATCTGAGATTGAGTATTTGAAACGCGATTATGGTTTGAAAGGTATTAGTTTACTCGATGAAATTGGTATACCACCAAATCCTAAAAAAGCGATTTCGTATTTGGAAGCAATTGGTAAAACTGGAATTATATGGCGCGGTCAGTGTAGAGTAGATGGAATTACTCCCGAGCTAGCCAAGTTGGCAAGAGTATCAGGATGTGTAACAATGTGTTTTGGTGTTGAAAGTGTGTCTAAAAAAGCATTAAATTATATAAATAAAAAAATAGATATTAAGCGAGCAAAAGAATCTATAAAACTTTTAAAACAAAATGACATTGAATGCAGAATTTATATGATTATTGGGTTACCAGGGGAACCTGAAGATATAGTTGAGCAAACATGGGCATTTATTAAAGATACTTCTCCCGACATAGTTTATTTATCACTATTAACTATAAGACCGGGAACAGAAATATATAACAACCCGGATAAATTTGGAATTAAAAAGATAAATACTGATTGGACAAAAACTATGCATATGTATGGCAGATATGAAAATGAGATGCCTACTCTTACTTTCGAATATAAAGAACATGCACCGTGGGGTAAGGGTTTCAATAAAGAAAAAATAATTAATAACTATTTGGAATTACAAACAAAACTCAAAGAAGCGGGATTAGCCCATATTTAA
- a CDS encoding NUDIX hydrolase, producing MDKDEIMSKNPDVLWEVIETKDILVVENRLSISVQRIKLPDGRIIDDYYQIYLPECVVVVSRNEEGRTVMLEQYQHGFGRVSVVLPAGVIEKGESPLHAAQRELLEETGYSSEEWYSFGTFPLHNNYGCGKVNFFFAANVRQIAKPTSKDLEETKIILMDEQETINAIKKGDIIAIGSITALLLSKIILNKA from the coding sequence ATGGATAAAGATGAAATTATGTCAAAAAATCCGGATGTTTTATGGGAAGTTATTGAGACTAAAGATATTCTTGTTGTTGAAAATAGACTTTCTATTTCAGTCCAACGCATAAAATTACCTGATGGAAGAATAATAGATGATTATTATCAGATATATCTGCCTGAGTGTGTTGTAGTAGTATCTCGAAATGAAGAAGGCAGGACAGTTATGTTAGAACAATATCAACATGGTTTTGGTAGAGTTAGCGTTGTTTTGCCTGCAGGAGTAATAGAAAAAGGGGAATCTCCTTTACATGCAGCTCAGCGAGAGTTATTAGAAGAAACTGGATATTCTTCAGAAGAATGGTATTCATTTGGAACTTTTCCTTTACATAATAACTATGGTTGTGGAAAAGTTAATTTCTTTTTTGCTGCAAATGTTAGACAAATAGCAAAACCGACTTCAAAAGATCTTGAAGAAACAAAAATTATTTTGATGGATGAACAAGAAACCATTAATGCAATAAAAAAAGGAGACATTATTGCTATAGGCAGTATTACTGCATTATTACTTTCAAAAATAATTTTGAACAAAGCATAA